The window acttgCTAACTATAATAGTATGGCttataacaagcactggcaggcacggttaatagcactcagctacgcctcgtgcaattagaagccttgccgttgcttgttactcgtgctattaatcccttgtTGCACGAGTTAACTATAATTACACTATATAACTAATGGTTTATGAAATTCTCAGCAGTTTTATACCTTTTcagccgcggccgttattctaAAGCAATACGTTGTCATTTGACAGCGTGCAATCACACGACAAGTAATATCACGCTGTCAATGaggacgtgcaattactggactggatgtgatacgggattacTTGTTGTACAATTAGTCACTATAGtagcacatcatacgattaGCTTTTAAATGATCGTATTTCATTTCATCTCATTTTATTATATAGCGTCAATACTCACTACCGTCATCTTGCTACCAGCCATAATCATTGCTCTACTGCTAATAATTGTCTGTCTACCACTGATCTGTTTCGGGAGAAGAAAACATCGGAGAGAAAGGTATAATTACCAAATACTTCTCTGTCGGTGTTCTAATGTATTGTTTACTTCTAACAGATTACACATGATGCAAGCTATGCCTTTTACAATACAAAAGTCTGAAGTAAGCAAAAcactcattataattatagtgacacatGTTAATATTTTTTCTTCTACACAGAAAATAGACCCTGACTTCAATCCAATTGAAATCGGGAAATCGACTGTTGTATCGGAATCAATGCACAGTATATTTAACTTTCTCAATCCAACCGGCTCAGACATTCAGCTTCCTGCAATTGAGGGAGCACAAGAATTCCACGGCAATAACACAGCTACAAATGATCAGGAAGACACTAAGTGTTCTTGCAATAACAACGAGAAAAACTCCGGACATGTGACAGAGTGTACACGCCAAGACAGCTTGATTAGTGAGATGACTGAATACCTTGATTCTCCTGGGTACGGGAGCGACAATAAAAAAGTGTCGACACATTATTGGAATACTAGTGATTACGTTGATGATCCATCATCACAATTTTCACAGCCAACTGACTACACCATGCCAATTTTTAGCAGACCACACGTCTATTTTAGTTTCCCTAGTGACTTTTTGAACTAGTGATTGTCTTTATAATACTGATAACTACATACTGAGCTTTTAACATGGATTATGGCATACGTGAGCTAGGTACAAACATTAAATCGATTATATGCATGTTTTAATACATGTTATgttaggtacatgcatgtgattaaatgtataccacatgcatgactgtctGACATCAACAAACTAGAATTCTGTAAATTGTATGTGAATTGAACACATTAAtggctatgtacatgtacacatccGTGCATGTGTGGGCAGATTCAACAATACAACTGTTAAAATAATACGAGGGAGTTACTTGGAATGCATGACCATGCATGGCTTTTTATTATGCATTAAGCACAAACAGCACAGTTTTTACTCAGTTCAATTTCTCTATATAGCTTATAATGGAGTTCTGTAATTTGAAAAGCAGTAAAATATCCAGCTTTATTATAGCGTTACTCTCAATGCTCAGTGTACTGGCCAAAGCAGAGGGTATGTGTAAAAGTAAATGTTTACcaacaattattcagcatgCCTGCCGTTGTGTTGCATAGACTTAGTGAGCCTGAAAGCACTGTGTTCATCTAACAGAGCTGGAGTGAAGTGGACAGCTATCTCACCAACCTACAATGGTTACATTGACCTCGACTTCAGTTGCACCAATTCTAATGtgagtatataatttataattttaataaaattataagtaCACACTTTTTGTGACAGCTATATagtcatatatacatgcagggtAACATAACACATGTTGAAAGACAGGACAAGTGCTTTCACAAGAGAAATGTGCTACCTGCATTGGAACATATGCTGTATCGTTCAATGACTCATGCTATCAGTATGGATCTTGAAACAGGAACAGTATGTAcattcattgcatgcataaaGAGCCGATTTGAAGAGTACATGGATACAGTCAATGACACTTGTACAATTGGAGGTATGACTGTACCACCTCAAACTAACTTGACCTAAACAAATCCTTTACAGCTCCTACTGCTCTACCTGTACTACCAGCGATATGTAAACGTACTGGCAGCGAACAATGTCAGTGCTCATGCAGTCCAGGCTTTGAGGGAATAGCTGACAGCAGCATTGACGGGAACACATGTGAGTTGCCACGCACTGGCAACACACAAACGTAATTACGATTCTATTGCAGGCGAGGCTATCGTAGTTCCACACCCAGCATCTACAGTGACCTCCACCTTCATCATTGCCCCAACAAGCTACATACACGTAGTAGCAACCCCAACACGTAGCAAGCACCTAGTCACAACAACACCTGTAACCACACCATCAATCACAACCACTTCATCCATATCTGCACAAACAAGCCCTTCAATAACAATTCCACTTACTCTTCTAACTGGTTCACCTATAGCTACAGGGGCTGTGAGCCATGACTCAGGGCTTGGTCATTCCAACACACCCACTGTCATATCGGTGGTGTCAGGAGTGGCTGCAGTACTCCTCATAGTAGTCATCGGCATGGTGATATTTTGTTTGGGGACGGTCAAGTACAAAAGAATGAAGCTAAACAAGTAAAGTATGCTCTAATAATTAATCTATGATTTATGGTCGCTGTATACTCTAACAGGTTTCACGAGCAGCGTACCATGCCTTTTAAACAACAAAAAAGAGAAGTTAATAACTAACAATAAATAAATTGAGGTCAAACATGTGCTTTATTCCCAATAGAAAATTGACCCGAACTTTATTCCAGACAATTGGAAAATGGATACAAGGATAGCCATGAGCAAGTCAATAGACAGTAAGCTAGACACGTttccaccacacccacattctTCAACTGAGGAAGAAGGTGCTGCTCTAATGATGGCCATCACTGAGACTGTTCCTGGTGAAGATGGACAAATTAGCAATGCAGAGAAACGAGGCGCTTACGTTTACAGAGTGAGTGAAGGGAGCTCAGGATATGTGACTGAAGGTAGTTTGGGCTTCATATCAGAATCACTAATTTGTCAAGTGAAAAACTACACGGACTCTATCAGTCAAGACAACAATGAAGTGAGATTGCAAGGAGAAGGTCACGTTCAGAATGAAAGAGGCTATATAGTGGATAGAAAAAGCTCTCAACAGACCAACTGTTCTGAAGACTACATGGACTCTATCAGTCAAGACAACGATGGAGTGAGATTGCAAGGAAAAATTGACGTTAAAAACGATGGCTATGTAGTGGATAGAAACAGCTCACAACAGACCAACTGTTCACCTGAAAACTATCTTGCACCTATTTTATGTACTGACGTATCCTTTACTTTTCCCTTAGACATGAATTCTTGACTTTTACAAATTAATTTGTACCATCCATAATAACAATTCAGATTCTTACATACTTACTAgggctatatatatgtacttGGGTGGATGGGCGGGGAAAGCAGTATACAGGTTTTACATTACACTACCGACACATTCCGATATGTGGGTTTATTATTGGGAAGCAATTTTGACCAATCTACCACAATTGGATTAGTATTACATGCATCCAATAGATGCAAAGTCTTTAAAAGCATGCAGGAAACACTTTGCATGCAAACAAGTCACAAGCTAAAAGCTATATAGACTTATAAGTGAAACACAACGTCTGCCTCCTTAAAATATGAGAGCTAGTCGTGTGACTATGATACTTCTGGCGGTGGTGGCGGTGGGCTCGAGTCTGAGCCGCTCAAGAGTCATTGAAGACAGTAACAGTAAGGCTGAGTGCAAGAGTATCGAGGAGATTCCAATGTGTGCAGGACTTGGCTATGAAGCATTTGCGCTACCAAACATCCTCAAACAAGACAGCATAAGCCAGATCAATACCGAGCTAAGCGCTCTGATTGGTGCGACTCAATGTTCCAACGCTTTGGTCTACTTCTTATGTTCTCTGTACGCTCCTTTTTGCTTTAACATGCACTTTAACGGTGAAAATGTTGCACAAACCTTATCCCCCTGCCGAAACCTGTGCTTGTATGTCAGAGAGGGGTGCATCGATGATATACAGAGGCTGGAGCTCAGCCACTTGAACTGTGCCGAATATCCAGATGGTGGCCTGTGCTTTGGTCCTTCAAATTTTTCAATTTTTGACCCAATTGAAGTTCACACCAAAGAAGGTATCTTAATTTTAGAGGCGCACGAATGTATGTCACTAGGtcgtgtgtgcatgggtgtaTAGTGGTATGCAACAAAGTAAGGTGTGTATCCAAATTGTATTCTTTTTAACTATAGAGACAATCTGTGACTACGAAGTAACCGAGATACAGACCACCAGTGCAGCAATAATTTCCAGCAACACTACACCCCAGGATGCCATAACTTGCATCCCTGCAGTGCTCCACATAACTGTCGGGGAAACCATTCAACTGACAGGCCTAAAACCCGAGACTAGGTACATCTGCACTATTCAGCAGGGAGAGCACACGTGCACAGTGGAGTTGACCACTCTACCACTACTAAGTAAGCTACACTAATTGATGTGTTACTATTGAGAAAGTACTAGCCACAGGAAATGTACTTAATGGATGACAAGCTCACTAGCTCCACATGTGTATACTTAATTATGCAACACCAAAAGTACTAGCCACAGGAAATGTACTTAATGGATGACACGCTCACTAGCTCCACATGTGTATACTTAATTATGCAACACCAAAAGTACTAGCCACAGGAAATGTACTTAATGGATGACACGCTCACTAGCTCCACATGTGTATACTTAATTATGTAACACCAAAAGTACTAGCCACAGGAAATATACTTAATGGATGACACGTTCACTAGCTCCACATGTGTATACTTAATTATGCAACACATGAAGATTCTTTGGGCTTCTTATATACAGGCCAATGTACACGTGTATGTATACAGGCCATTGCATACGTGTGTTTATATAATTTCGgttatataatttattgtttgCAAACTAATAGGTATACAGCTGATCAACAGTACTCCGGATGTGTACAACAATTCTATTCACTTGGAGTTTGAGACCAACCGAGCCGTGGCCACACTACAATGCCAGCTGCTCCCCATAGACAATAAAATAAATTGTAAGCATATGTTTGTTTGCATTGCCACACCACTTGAAAGTGCATGAAACTTATCACTGGAAGTCATGGATACCATTATGTCCCTAGGCAAACTATAGGATAGGAGTTGGGCATGCAAGAATGCAATGCAACCACAGTAGATATCTTATCGAACCTAATTCAATTTGTCACAGGCAGTGGCGGGACAGTGGACTTTGAAGGGGTGGACCCTGGTCATCACACGATACGGATACTTGCTGAGAACAGTGCAGATGACAGAGCCACCATTAGAGTGCGTGCGAGGGTGTTAAAACCTGGCCATTGCACTGTGACTCTCATTAACCAACAGTGGGCGTTGGAGGAGGGTGTGCTGACCGTATGGTTCAAGGGACACCCAAAACAGGATAGCTTCGATTGTAAAGTGGCAGACGAGTTTGAGTGCCATGGTAAGAGTATAATCATGCATTTTAGGCAAGGCTCTTAACATTAAAAACACTTGACATGCACGCATACAGTTATTAATTGCAGTACGTAGCGTAGATTCACTGTATTTGCTTCAGTCCACACAGATACAGCTGACCCTCCATCTTTGACTGCAACAATAGCATTAACCGAAGGGACCCACACAATACAAATTTCTCCTAAGAAGTCGGGAAACGAATGTACTAGAAGATACCCACGAAAAATAACTGTGACTGTGTAGCTCCATAATTAAGTGTATATACGACACAAAACCAAATTTCTGAAAATATTGTTTGAATtgtgattataataattattatgtccaTTATAAAACTGTGCTATAACAAGTTTTGTGCTCAGTGTTCATATAAATTTAGTTGAGTGAGAAGATTGGTCTAGACAGCAAGCTCTGACacatcaccatggcaacacaCGTACCACACGCTCACTGAATGATCTGGAGTGGCAAATAGATGGATGGCTAAACACACTAGCGACTATAGGCACCACTTGCTTGCATGCTATACACCGGTTGCTACCACTGTCGCTAGGCTATCAGTAAGAATGCATGATGTATACAGTCCCTAGGGAAGCTAAAGAAACAACTTGATCTCTAAATTCCTAGAGCCTAGCATACGTACCTGCAAAAAATACAGAATGCTctagatacatgtattattgtaACTATAGGATCAAATGGCATTCCAAGGACACAGACCATAGCCAGTAGACTCACTTAGCCCCATCACACACAATcttttgtttgtgacaggggACACCGGGACCCACCTTAGTGACGACGCCAGCTGCTATGGTGTTGCCCCCGGCACGGATCATGAATCGACCCAACTCCTTGCAATCCTGATAGAGCTCCAAACATATCGGTCGGGAGACGTCCAATCGGATTATGGCAGAGCTGTTTTTAGTCAGGCACCTGTACGAGAGTCAAGtaacataattacatgtaataTGACAGTGTCATGTTTAATCACGTCTGAAAGTGGATAATTTAATAAATGGGAGCACGAtcctaattattattgtagtatGCTAATGGCGCACAGGGCAGTAGGAATGTATAGTATCTAGTCTATAAGTAGTTATGTCTAGTCTAGCTTCATAgcgtaattatgtataattatggcttcaatGTGTTAGCAGATTGTCAATGTGGTACAATCACAAGGGACTATCCTGTGAGGTACTAGACAAGAGGCTGCGATACAAGACTTGAGATAAGTTTACTGacagtttacataattatgggttgGTAAGTAAACATGGCAACATTCTATCAAAGGTCTTGTGTAAACTGTTTATGCACTTCATTCTTTCAAGGTGGGCTGCAAAGTACACATCCTGTCTGATAATGATACATCAGCATCAGAAGCCTAGAAATCACATTTGGAACGCACAGAGTAAGTcgaacatgtacagtgctcCCAGCAATAGATTGTCAAATTCAAGTGAAAGGGGCACCCCAGTCAagattaccggctatacgatCTGATCTGCTGTGAGACTGACTCCTCTTACCGAGGTTTCTTTCGAAGCAGTTCCCCTGTGTTCTTGTTGAGTAGACTCAGCAGCTTGGTCACCACAGCTGGCTCATTCAGCGACTGGTAGTGCAGCACCACCTACAAACAGGAGGAGTATACCAGCATTTTACTGAGAGAGTATCCTACATATTATTGATACATGTGTAGGGGCGTGCACTGAGACAACACAGTACTGTGGATTCacagtttatttttattttccAGTTAGACTACATTCACTAGCTATGAATCGtaatgctacatgtataattatgactgattACTATAAGCAACTCACAGGGAAGCCAATAGTGATGGGGATGTCAATGTTGAACACAATGACTCTGGCCTCTAGTCTGGTGACCGCTCTTATTGGTTGATCCTGACTGCACAAAACACTGCCAATACTGGGTGAGGAGATATAATACACaaatgagtgggtgggtgggtgggtacaGTGTAAACAGAGCCACAGTGTTTGTCACAGTAAGTACTTGGCTAATAATACTCAAGAGAGCCTAGACAACAGCTACATATACGTAATTATATAGTTCTGCATGACTTCATCAGAAATATCTTAGCAATGAACACAGTTTGCACGAgcgcccccccccctcacctGACTTTGGCACTGTCTAATCCGATGAGAGTGAGGATGACCTGGTCACCAGCCGCTGCCCACGAACTCTGACCCTCGCTAACACTCAAAGCTGCAGATATTGCGAACATGGTAACTATTTCTAAGGTTATAGTACAGGGGGAACGCACCTTTGATAGTAGCTACCTCATTAGCAGGCTGAATGAGAACCGATTGTCCAACTTGCACATGTCCCGATTCCAGACGACCAGACACATTAAATCCTGACCCCTGACCTATGCACATGAGCCACTATGGAAATTTGGATCGGATCAATTATCCCGTTACCTTTAAATATGTCAGCAATACAGCACCGGAAGGGCTTGTCCACTGGACGTGGGGGAGAACGGAACTGGTCTGTAcgacgtgtgtgtggggtggggtgaTTACACATCTCATATTATAGTGAGCAGCTGTCTCACCAATTCTCTGCAGTAGGGTGGGGCCAGAGTACCAGGACGTCAGTTCTGGTAgagagggtgtggtcataAGATTATCCCCTGTCAGTCCGGAGCATGGCACATAGTTCACATCACTCTCCTatgggtgggggggggtgtggaGTTGTTAGAGGTGTGCCGCGGGGGGAGGGGATTATGAGTGGGAGCAGTGACTCTGATTACTAGgaactgtgtacatgtatattcatcGTTGGTTGCTCAAGAGTTAAGAATGTGAACCAAATAAATGAAATCATTATACTATTGCAACATTTACAGGAAATCAGAATCATTCGTGGAAAGGTGACAAACATGTACGCACAAACAACACGGACACTTAATTCATtgacatgcatgtgcatgtacatgtactgggaCAGTGTAGGCATGTGTGTTACCTTGAATCCAGCCTGCTTGAGAAACAGCTTCAGTTTCTGCTCAACATCATTGAACCTTGTCTGAGACCAGTCAACCTACAGACATGTACATAGCCAGCACCAAGACTGTCACTCTGTATTGCACAGtacatacaatcatgtacatagCCAGCACCAAGAGTGTCACTCTGTATTGCACAGtacatacaatcatgtacatagCCAGCACCAAGAGTGTCACTCTGTATTGCACAGTACATACAATCATGTGCATAGCCAGCACCAAGAGTGTCACTCTGTATTGCACAGtacatacaatcatgtacatagCCAGCATCAAGAGTGTCACTCTGTATTGCACagtatatacaatcatgtacatagCCAGCACCAAGAGTGTCACTCTGTATTGCACAGtacatacaatcatgtacatagCCAGCACCAAGAGTGTCACTCTGTATTGCACagtatatacaatcatgtacatagCCAGCACCAAGACTGTCACTCTGTATTGCACagtatatacaatcatgtacatagCCAGCACCAAGAGTGTCACTCTGTATTGCACAGTATATACAATAGGGCTATAGAATCATGAAGAATGTTGTAACTAAAATGGCACGCACATCTTATAAAGTCAGTccataagctataattattatactcttgCAAAAATGATACCATTATTAAATTGATGTCACTATGACACCATATAACTGTCTCCTTATAAGCATTCACCTCTAAAGCTGTCATTGCGTATTGCTACCAACAGAACTCACAGTGTCCATTTTATTGACAGCAACAGTCAGCTGTCTCACTCCCAGTGACCTCACTAAGAGGGCGTGTTCCCTCGTCTGACCCCCTGCTTCAAACCCCGCCTCAAACTCCCCTACAGTTGCGTTCACTACCAGCACAGCCACGTCCGCCTGTAGAGTGGGTCACCTGATACTCATAACATAGGCACCAAAAACAAACAGTCTTCTATGGATTTGATCTGCTACAGATTGGAtaacacacacgtacacacaaacAGAGCCCCCTAAAAGCTACAGAATATATAGACCTCACCTGCGCTGCTCCAGTGATCATGTTGGGTATGAAGTCTTTGTGCCCGGGGGCATCCAATAGATTAACGAGCCTGGAGGGGGTTTCGAACATGTACTGTCCCACGTCCATGGTGATTCCTCTATGCCTCTCCTCACCCGTCTCGTCCAGGACCCAGGCATAAGCAAACGAGCCCTTGCCCACTTTTTGAGACTCCTGCTCATATCTGAGAGGTGGTACATAATAATCATGTGTACAAGCAACATACTGTGACAGTGAATAGTCTAGTCAAGGAGTATCCACCGTGTTGCTTACTTGTGCATTGCTTTCTTGGAGACATTTCCCAGTAGATAAAGCATGTGTCCCATAAGAGTGCTCTTACCAGCATCCACATGGCCTGCATGCAATGAGACAGATTAggtgtatatttcgagggtataaatgtttgcggttttcgctgattaagtaTGTATTgtgaaaatttatacccacgaatttaatatcgcataatcgcatacatgcatgcatgcatgctgcagaaaggctgctattccgcgaaaacctttctaacagtcattccgcaaaagtttataccctcaaaatatacatgtacccgctatacggtatatagggCTTTAACTTCATTACAATAAGTATGGACCAgtgggctgtgtgtgtgttacctatGACGACGAGGTTGATTTGTCCTTTGCTGGTCTTCTCCCTCTCCTTGTATTCAGTCAGTACATCAACCCTCTGatgagtatacatgtatgtatgtgtgtatgtacaagaTACAGATTGTGCTGATGACAGCACACATGTACCCAGAAATAGAGGTagtacagacacacagacacacacggATAAGGGGACTAGTTGCTCAATTAAGGGGAAAAATTACAGTATGCAGTATGACaaactactacatgtaccagtaTATGCAAACAATTCTAACGAAGCCCTCCACCGCTGGCTACCAGGAAGTATGCTTAGGTAGCGATACTACAATCTGTACCAATTACACATTTCATCCAGTCCACACATTAACAATCATCGTTGTTACTTAACATGCTAAGCATTAGAATTATTCCAAGAGTTAGTTTCAAGTCAACTAGCAACAATTTTACTCGGTAAAGGAGTATATTACGTAAGACTAGAGTATTATGCAGCTTACATTGAACTTTGACTTGCTCCTCTGTGGAGTTAGTGCGGGTCGTTGGGTGGGAGTGGCATGAGTAGGGGATGGGCTTCGAGCTGGACTGGCATAAGGACTTCGGCTTGGACTGGGAGTGCCACTGCAGGGAGGGGTGGTTAGGGTATGGTACAAGGAGGGCCGATTGGGTATGGTACAAGGAGGGGTGGTTAGAATATGGTGCAGGGATGGTTAGGATTTGGGTACTATACACACTATTCACATACGTACAACATGTGAcacggctataattattttctaaAATACAACCACACATAGAGGCACCACTGACAAAGAAGAAGGCACCACTGACAAAGAAGAGCTATTAGAGGAGACTAACTATTATACAGAGTAGCTAGGCCAGAACAGAAACAATTCTTGGCTAACTGATTCTCACCACATGATGTGACACACTCCCTCACCTGTGAATGAGTCCATCGTCCAGCGACCGGCCAGCTGTGACAAACCCTCTCTTAGGTTTGAGGGAGGAGGATGCTACTCTCTTAGTGATCACCTC of the Halichondria panicea chromosome 2, odHalPani1.1, whole genome shotgun sequence genome contains:
- the LOC135331138 gene encoding uncharacterized protein LOC135331138 isoform X1, giving the protein MEFCNLKSSKISSFIIALLSMLSVLAKAEDLVSLKALCSSNRAGVKWTAISPTYNGYIDLDFSCTNSNGNITHVERQDKCFHKRNVLPALEHMLYRSMTHAISMDLETGTVCTFIACIKSRFEEYMDTVNDTCTIGAPTALPVLPAICKRTGSEQCQCSCSPGFEGIADSSIDGNTCEAIVVPHPASTVTSTFIIAPTSYIHVVATPTRSKHLVTTTPVTTPSITTTSSISAQTSPSITIPLTLLTGSPIATGAVSHDSGLGHSNTPTVISVVSGVAAVLLIVVIGMVIFCLGTVKYKRMKLNKFHEQRTMPFKQQKREKIDPNFIPDNWKMDTRIAMSKSIDSKLDTFPPHPHSSTEEEGAALMMAITETVPGEDGQISNAEKRGAYVYRVSEGSSGYVTEGSLGFISESLICQVKNYTDSISQDNNEVRLQGEGHVQNERGYIVDRKSSQQTNCSEDYMDSISQDNDGVRLQGKIDVKNDGYVVDRNSSQQTNCSPENYLAPILCTDVSFTFPLDMNS
- the LOC135331138 gene encoding uncharacterized protein LOC135331138 isoform X2, giving the protein MVTLTSTSVAPILIHIYMQGNITHVERQDKCFHKRNVLPALEHMLYRSMTHAISMDLETGTVCTFIACIKSRFEEYMDTVNDTCTIGAPTALPVLPAICKRTGSEQCQCSCSPGFEGIADSSIDGNTCEAIVVPHPASTVTSTFIIAPTSYIHVVATPTRSKHLVTTTPVTTPSITTTSSISAQTSPSITIPLTLLTGSPIATGAVSHDSGLGHSNTPTVISVVSGVAAVLLIVVIGMVIFCLGTVKYKRMKLNKFHEQRTMPFKQQKREKIDPNFIPDNWKMDTRIAMSKSIDSKLDTFPPHPHSSTEEEGAALMMAITETVPGEDGQISNAEKRGAYVYRVSEGSSGYVTEGSLGFISESLICQVKNYTDSISQDNNEVRLQGEGHVQNERGYIVDRKSSQQTNCSEDYMDSISQDNDGVRLQGKIDVKNDGYVVDRNSSQQTNCSPENYLAPILCTDVSFTFPLDMNS
- the LOC135331135 gene encoding HBS1-like protein; protein product: MARHRNFRNLDYSEEYGYDDVYGKSLEEEVAVSPSTAAEFIYQRNSREIPSLKTFLDRRADPEAPPTTTLSSPLATTSSTATPRLDVVGPPPGFPPMARGQVPIRITAEGSQRSGDIEVITKRVASSSLKPKRGFVTAGRSLDDGLIHSGTPSPSRSPYASPARSPSPTHATPTQRPALTPQRSKSKFNRVDVLTEYKEREKTSKGQINLVVIGHVDAGKSTLMGHMLYLLGNVSKKAMHKYEQESQKVGKGSFAYAWVLDETGEERHRGITMDVGQYMFETPSRLVNLLDAPGHKDFIPNMITGAAQADVAVLVVNATVGEFEAGFEAGGQTREHALLVRSLGVRQLTVAVNKMDTVDWSQTRFNDVEQKLKLFLKQAGFKESDVNYVPCSGLTGDNLMTTPSLPELTSWYSGPTLLQRIDQFRSPPRPVDKPFRCCIADIFKGQGSGFNVSGRLESGHVQVGQSVLIQPANEVATIKALSVSEGQSSWAAAGDQVILTLIGLDSAKVSIGSVLCSQDQPIRAVTRLEARVIVFNIDIPITIGFPVVLHYQSLNEPAVVTKLLSLLNKNTGELLRKKPRCLTKNSSAIIRLDVSRPICLELYQDCKELGRFMIRAGGNTIAAGVVTKIIQ
- the LOC135331141 gene encoding uncharacterized protein LOC135331141 codes for the protein MRASRVTMILLAVVAVGSSLSRSRVIEDSNSKAECKSIEEIPMCAGLGYEAFALPNILKQDSISQINTELSALIGATQCSNALVYFLCSLYAPFCFNMHFNGENVAQTLSPCRNLCLYVREGCIDDIQRLELSHLNCAEYPDGGLCFGPSNFSIFDPIEVHTKEETICDYEVTEIQTTSAAIISSNTTPQDAITCIPAVLHITVGETIQLTGLKPETRYICTIQQGEHTCTVELTTLPLLSIQLINSTPDVYNNSIHLEFETNRAVATLQCQLLPIDNKINCSGGTVDFEGVDPGHHTIRILAENSADDRATIRVRARVLKPGHCTVTLINQQWALEEGVLTVWFKGHPKQDSFDCKVADEFECHVHTDTADPPSLTATIALTEGTHTIQISPKKSGNECTRRYPRKITVTV